A region of Selenomonadales bacterium DNA encodes the following proteins:
- a CDS encoding branched-chain amino acid ABC transporter permease yields MDKRYLWALLALAIGALLLFPHVTGVMTRELVGRIFILAVFGMSYDILRGYTGIINLGHAAFFGGGTYMAGIMFTQVGTSASAMLAALLVAWAFAVLLAIIMGQFAFRNTGAGGVLACAMITLAFGEIVRHTAETFRQFTQGADGLTFMVPPMFRDRVMMYYYALVFLVVMTLLLRQFVNSPTGRVLQAIRDNEQRARFLGYDVRKYKLLALVTAALAASSAGFMFALLTRFANTDLLSVQNTLNALLFTIVGGTGTLYGAIVGTAFVQLVQSYLLELRGISEIFARWQIFFGAIYVLVVLYMPLGMVGAYLRFKASLERWRARQLSLSGQARSGNSRGR; encoded by the coding sequence ATGGATAAACGTTATCTGTGGGCGCTCCTAGCCTTAGCGATAGGCGCACTTTTGCTCTTCCCGCACGTAACCGGCGTTATGACGCGGGAGCTAGTCGGAAGAATCTTTATCTTGGCCGTATTTGGCATGAGCTATGACATTCTCAGGGGCTACACCGGGATAATAAACCTCGGGCATGCCGCGTTCTTTGGTGGCGGAACCTACATGGCCGGCATTATGTTTACGCAGGTAGGAACTAGCGCCTCTGCTATGCTGGCCGCACTGCTTGTGGCCTGGGCGTTTGCTGTGTTGTTAGCCATAATCATGGGCCAGTTTGCCTTTCGCAATACGGGCGCAGGCGGGGTCTTGGCTTGCGCCATGATAACCCTAGCCTTTGGTGAGATAGTTCGCCACACCGCCGAAACCTTCCGCCAGTTTACGCAGGGAGCCGACGGCTTGACGTTTATGGTGCCGCCGATGTTTCGCGACCGCGTGATGATGTATTACTACGCCTTGGTGTTTCTCGTAGTGATGACCTTGTTGCTGCGGCAGTTCGTCAACTCGCCTACCGGACGCGTATTGCAGGCTATTCGCGACAACGAGCAGCGGGCGCGGTTCCTAGGCTACGATGTCAGGAAATACAAACTACTGGCTTTAGTTACGGCAGCTTTAGCTGCGTCATCGGCCGGCTTTATGTTTGCCCTGTTGACGCGCTTTGCTAATACCGACTTGCTCAGCGTACAAAACACCTTAAATGCGCTGCTCTTTACCATTGTCGGCGGCACCGGTACGCTGTACGGCGCAATCGTCGGCACGGCCTTCGTGCAGCTTGTCCAGAGCTACCTGCTAGAGCTGCGCGGCATCAGCGAAATCTTCGCCCGTTGGCAAATTTTCTTTGGTGCCATCTATGTGTTGGTGGTGTTATATATGCCGCTAGGTATGGTTGGGGCCTACCTGCGCTTTAAGGCGAGTCTGGAGCGTTGGCGCGCGCGGCAGCTGTCGTTGTCAGGCCAAGCGCGAAGTGGAAATAGCAGAGGCAGGTGA
- a CDS encoding 3-oxoacyl-ACP synthase — protein MTRTHAQRVGIAGLGVYVPAQVETSQDIAAKTGIPAEVVAEKLGLRQKHVARQDEHVSHMALAAAKMALQGFDPAALNAVVYFGSSYKDYPVWSVASQLQYELGAHQAFATEIMSLCAGFTVALRMVKGMMLADADMENVLLVVGTKESSLLDYTNPRVRFMFNFGDGGAAVLLRRGWHENLVLESHHITAGFFHKHVKVLEGGSVNPLGGHPFPPQAGLIEVIDPEEMKEHLDPISFKNFVTVVERALEKSGKSTRDLSFLAPVHFKRSMHQQILAALGLSENNSFYLEDYGHVQAADQIIALWEASRRGLLKDGDYVALMAAGTGYTWGATILRWGADN, from the coding sequence GTGACGAGAACACACGCACAAAGAGTGGGCATTGCCGGCTTAGGGGTATACGTGCCGGCCCAAGTTGAAACTAGTCAGGACATTGCGGCCAAGACCGGTATCCCTGCCGAAGTTGTGGCCGAGAAACTGGGCCTTAGGCAAAAACACGTGGCACGTCAAGATGAACACGTCTCACATATGGCTCTAGCTGCCGCAAAAATGGCGCTACAGGGGTTTGACCCGGCTGCGCTCAATGCCGTTGTGTATTTCGGCAGTTCGTACAAGGATTATCCCGTGTGGTCGGTGGCCTCGCAGCTACAATACGAACTGGGGGCACATCAGGCTTTTGCCACTGAGATTATGTCGCTGTGTGCCGGGTTTACCGTGGCCTTGCGCATGGTTAAGGGCATGATGTTGGCTGACGCAGATATGGAAAACGTACTTTTGGTGGTGGGGACTAAAGAGTCATCATTGCTTGACTACACGAACCCACGCGTGCGCTTTATGTTTAACTTTGGCGACGGCGGCGCCGCAGTATTGTTGCGCAGGGGTTGGCACGAGAATCTGGTGTTAGAGTCCCACCACATTACCGCGGGGTTCTTTCATAAACACGTCAAGGTCTTAGAAGGCGGCTCGGTTAATCCGCTGGGCGGACACCCTTTCCCGCCGCAGGCCGGGTTAATTGAGGTCATCGACCCGGAAGAGATGAAGGAGCATTTAGACCCCATATCCTTTAAAAACTTTGTCACGGTGGTAGAGCGCGCGCTAGAAAAGAGTGGCAAGAGCACGCGCGACCTCAGCTTCTTGGCCCCCGTGCACTTCAAACGCTCTATGCACCAGCAGATTCTCGCCGCTTTAGGTTTAAGCGAAAACAATAGCTTCTACTTGGAAGACTACGGCCACGTACAGGCTGCCGACCAGATTATTGCTCTGTGGGAGGCCTCTCGGCGCGGACTGCTTAAGGACGGAGACTATGTTGCTTTAATGGCCGCTGGGACGGGTTACACCTGGGGCGCGACCATCTTGCGTTGGGGAGCCGACAATTAA